DNA from Candidatus Aminicenantes bacterium:
AGGAGGAGCACCGCATCCTGGAAAACGAGATGCGCCAGAACCAGAAGCTGGAGAGCCTGGGCACCCTGGCCGGCGGCATCGCCCACGACTTCAACAACATCATCTCGATCATCAGCGGTCATGCCGAGTTGATGGCCGGCAAGCTGAAGGAGCGTTCGCCGTTTCGACCCGCGCTGCAGACGATCACCGACACCGCCGAGCGCGGCGGCGCCATCGTCAGGCAGATATTGACCTTCGCCCGCAAGTCGGAAGCCGATTTCAGATCGCTCCATATCCAGGAACTGGTCGCCGAGCTGGTCAAGATGCTGCGGGTGACCTTTCCACGCACCATCGAGATCAGCTATTCCTGCCCGCCCGATTTGCCCCAGGTTTGGATGGATCCCAGCCAACTGCACCAAGCGTTGCTCAACCTGTGCATCAACGCCCGCGACGCCATGGCCGGCACCGGCAAGCTCGGCATCATGACGTCCCTGATCGAAGGCGGGGAGATCGCCGCCCGCTTCCCGGCCGCCGAAGGCAAACGCCTGATCCGCATCCAGGTCAGCGATACCGGCATGGGCATGGATGAAAAAACCCGGGCCCGCATATTCGAGCCGTTCTTCACCACCAAAGGCCGCTACCAGGGGACCGGACTCGGACTGGCCGTGGTCTACGGAGTGGTAAAGACCCACAAGGGTTTTATTGAAGTCGACAGCCAGCCGGGCCGGGGCACGGTTTTTTCCCTGTATTTCCCGGCGTCGGAAGTCCAGGCCGTTCGGCCGGAGCAGCTGGACCTGGATACGGAGACAATCGCCCGCGGCAGCGAGACCATCCTGGTGGTCGAGGACGAGGAGAGCCTCAGGGAACTCCTGACCTCCATACTGCACGAATACGGCTACCAGATACTCATCGCCCGTGACGGCATGGAGGCGCTGGAGCGCTACCGGCGCCACCGCGACGACATCCATCTGGTCGTCACCGACATGGACCTGCCCAAGCTGAATGGCGCGGCCGTGAGCCGGTCGATCTTGAGCGACAATCCCGATGTGAAGATCATCCTGATTTCGGGTTTCGTCGAGCCGGCGCTGAAAGCATCCATCCTGGCCGACGGCATCCGCGAGTTCGTGGCGAAGCCGTACACCATGCCGCATATGTTGAACATCATCCGCAAAGTGCTGGACAACGATTGAACACTAAATAAACATTTCGATCTGAGTATCCATAAAACGACAAAAGCAATTTTTCAACAACAACATTGGTTTTGCGATGGCGCGGGTATAGGATATACTACTTTATAACGAGAATGATTATTATAGTTTTCGGCGAACCATTGCCGGAAGACAGGGAGAAGTGAGGGCATTTAGCCGATGGCACTGCTCAGTGTGAAAGACGTTTGTGTCGGTTTCGGCGGTTTTCTGCTGCTGGACCATATTGGACTGCATATCGAACCCCACGAACGAGTCTGTCTGCTAGGGCGCAACGGCAGCGGTAAAACCACAATGTTGAAGCTGATCAACGGCGAAATCAATCCTGACAGCGGAACTATCGCCCGCGGCCAGGGGATTGTCACCGCCCGCCTGGACCAGGAGATCCCCGAAGGGATTGCCGGCCCGGTCATCAATATAGTCACTTCCGGACTTGCGGCCAAAGGCAAACTCCTGGCCGATTACCATCACGCCAGCGCCATGCTGGCCGACAGCCAGGAAAATGACACCCGGCTTCTGGCCCGTTTGGACCTTCTGGGACAACAGTTGGACGCTGAAAACGGCTGGGAGATCCATCGCCAGGTCGACCTGGTCATTGCCCGGATGAAACTCCCGGCCGACGCGGATTTCGCCACCCTGTCCACAGGGTTGAAACGGCGCACGCTGCTGGCCAAGGCCCTGGTTGCGGGACCGGATATCCTTATGCTCGATGAACCGACCAATCACCTGGATATCGAAGCCATTTCCTGGCTGGAGGGTTTTCTGGCCGCATACGGCGGTACCATCCTGCTCGTCACCCATGACCGGCAGCTGGTGCAAAAACTGGCCAGCCGGATCATCGAGATCGACCGCGGCCGGCTTTTGGACTGGAGCTGTGATTACCCGACCTTTATCCAGCGCAAAGAGGAGAGCCTGGCCAATGAAGAGAGCCAGAACCGGCTTTTCGATAAAAAATTGTCGGTTGAAGAAGCTTGGCTCCGCCAGGGAGTCAAGGCCCGCCGCACCCGCAGCCAGGACCGCCTCAAGACCCTGTTGAAAATGCGCGCCCAACGACGCCAGCGGCAGGAACGGCCCGGCGGAGTGGCCATGACCCTGCAGCATGGACGGCGCTCCGGAAACCTGGTTGTCGAGGCGAAAAATGTTTATTACCAATATCCCGGGAAACAAGTGCTCCGCGATTTTTCAACCACGATCATGCGCGGAGACCGGGTCGGCATCATCGGAGCAAACGGCTGCGGCAAGACCACCCTGCTGCGGTTGCTCATTGGCGAAATCCTCCCGCAACAGGGGCATATCCACCTGGGCACAAACCTGGAGGCCATCTATTTTGATCAATTGCGCGAGCAGCTCGATCCTGAAAAAACGGTTTTCGACAACGTGGCCGACGGCAATGACAGGGTCATCATCAACGGTGTTACCCAGCATGTGATCGGCTATTTGCAGAAATTTCTCTTCACGGCGGAGCGGGCGTGCACCAAAGTGAAATCCCTGTCGGGCGGAGAACGGTGCCGCTTGCTGCTGGCTCGCTTGTTCACCCGGCCCGCCAATGTCCTGGTCCTGGACGAGCCCACCAATGATCTCGATATCGAAACCCTCGAATTCTTGGAGGAATTGCTCATCGATTTTCGGGGCACATTGCTGCTGGTGAGCCACGACCGGGCTTTTTTAAACAACGTGGTGACCAGCACCCTGGTTTTTGCCGGAGAAGGGAAAATAGAGGAATACGTGGGCGGATACGACGATGGACTGCGTCAAAGGGAAATTTCCCAGACCCCGGCCAATGAAAAAACACAAAAAAAACCTCCAAGCAAAGTCCGGCCGGCAACTTTGAAAATCACCTTCAAGGAAAAAAGGGAATTGGAAACTCTGCCGGAAAAGATTAAAAATCTGGAAGAAGAACGGAAAAATATCTACCAGTCCCTGGCCGATCCCGCTTTTTATCGCAGTGGCAACAACACTGTCAGCACCGCCAATTCACGCCTGCAGGCGCTGGAAAAGGATTTGGTCGCGACTTATTTACGCTGGGAGTATCTGGAAGAGCGGAAAGGGCAGACAGCCGCGGCCTTAAAAAAATAAATGGACAAAAACTTCTTTTTATACTATACATGCAGTGAGTTATTTGACAGCTTTGACTGAGTCATGAAGAACGGTTGAGAGTCCGGCTCGACGAACCCGTGCCAACCTGTTCCCCTCGGGGAACAAGGTGGCAATGCCATTCACCGAGGAGGTGGACCATGACGAAAGTTAAATTCATCAACGAGTATTATTTTTTCGAATACCAGACCTGCCGGGGGGTCCGGCAACGG
Protein-coding regions in this window:
- a CDS encoding response regulator, translating into EEHRILENEMRQNQKLESLGTLAGGIAHDFNNIISIISGHAELMAGKLKERSPFRPALQTITDTAERGGAIVRQILTFARKSEADFRSLHIQELVAELVKMLRVTFPRTIEISYSCPPDLPQVWMDPSQLHQALLNLCINARDAMAGTGKLGIMTSLIEGGEIAARFPAAEGKRLIRIQVSDTGMGMDEKTRARIFEPFFTTKGRYQGTGLGLAVVYGVVKTHKGFIEVDSQPGRGTVFSLYFPASEVQAVRPEQLDLDTETIARGSETILVVEDEESLRELLTSILHEYGYQILIARDGMEALERYRRHRDDIHLVVTDMDLPKLNGAAVSRSILSDNPDVKIILISGFVEPALKASILADGIREFVAKPYTMPHMLNIIRKVLDND
- a CDS encoding ATP-binding cassette domain-containing protein — encoded protein: MALLSVKDVCVGFGGFLLLDHIGLHIEPHERVCLLGRNGSGKTTMLKLINGEINPDSGTIARGQGIVTARLDQEIPEGIAGPVINIVTSGLAAKGKLLADYHHASAMLADSQENDTRLLARLDLLGQQLDAENGWEIHRQVDLVIARMKLPADADFATLSTGLKRRTLLAKALVAGPDILMLDEPTNHLDIEAISWLEGFLAAYGGTILLVTHDRQLVQKLASRIIEIDRGRLLDWSCDYPTFIQRKEESLANEESQNRLFDKKLSVEEAWLRQGVKARRTRSQDRLKTLLKMRAQRRQRQERPGGVAMTLQHGRRSGNLVVEAKNVYYQYPGKQVLRDFSTTIMRGDRVGIIGANGCGKTTLLRLLIGEILPQQGHIHLGTNLEAIYFDQLREQLDPEKTVFDNVADGNDRVIINGVTQHVIGYLQKFLFTAERACTKVKSLSGGERCRLLLARLFTRPANVLVLDEPTNDLDIETLEFLEELLIDFRGTLLLVSHDRAFLNNVVTSTLVFAGEGKIEEYVGGYDDGLRQREISQTPANEKTQKKPPSKVRPATLKITFKEKRELETLPEKIKNLEEERKNIYQSLADPAFYRSGNNTVSTANSRLQALEKDLVATYLRWEYLEERKGQTAAALKK